In Anaerobacillus isosaccharinicus, one genomic interval encodes:
- a CDS encoding Rne/Rng family ribonuclease, producing the protein MKTFIFNMLTNERRLAILEDKKAVEILIERPDINKIVGNVYKGKVVNVLPGMQSAFVDIGLDKNGFLYRDELVSFQQSPETEEVKKERSISQFVTVGQEILVQVTKEGFGKKGPRLSEVVSFPGKYIVYMPNAGYIGVSKRMQTEEVREQWRTVGADLCQGEEGMIIRTATEGLTKEKVAQDLFFLRKLWEEVWKEGKNLKPPSLIYEDNSILEKVVRDINFDEVEKIIIDTMKDYLLLKEMFTPFPELLEKLEFYQGKEGLFTYYNIEAELEKAMRRQVWLKSGAYLVIDQTEALTVFDVNTGKFTGKQDLQDTIVKTNIEAAKEIARHLRLRDIGGIIIIDFIDMKHDKDKETVLRAFNTVLKNDRTKTNVLGFTGLGLLEMTRKKVRQNLQDSVSSTCPTCHGKGKVLSDEAIAHKVERALWEYKGMDSDAILVEVPPTVVPIIKGTKDEHVKRLENALHYQIFIKPNEELAPNDFAIRFVGSVEDVVSRM; encoded by the coding sequence ATGAAAACATTCATCTTTAATATGTTAACGAATGAACGGCGTCTTGCTATATTAGAAGATAAAAAAGCCGTTGAAATATTAATTGAAAGACCAGATATTAATAAGATTGTTGGGAATGTTTATAAAGGGAAAGTAGTAAATGTTCTTCCAGGAATGCAATCAGCTTTCGTAGACATTGGCCTTGATAAAAATGGATTCTTATATCGAGACGAGTTAGTTAGCTTTCAGCAATCACCAGAAACTGAAGAAGTAAAAAAGGAACGGTCAATCTCTCAATTTGTAACTGTAGGTCAAGAAATATTAGTCCAAGTTACAAAAGAAGGCTTTGGGAAAAAAGGACCTAGGCTTTCTGAAGTTGTCTCGTTTCCGGGTAAATATATTGTTTACATGCCTAACGCAGGTTACATCGGTGTATCAAAAAGAATGCAAACTGAAGAAGTTCGTGAACAGTGGCGAACAGTTGGAGCAGATCTTTGCCAAGGTGAGGAAGGAATGATTATTCGAACAGCTACTGAAGGTTTAACAAAGGAAAAGGTGGCGCAAGATTTGTTTTTCTTACGCAAGCTTTGGGAAGAAGTTTGGAAAGAAGGGAAAAATCTAAAGCCACCTTCTCTCATTTATGAAGATAATTCAATTTTAGAAAAAGTAGTTAGAGACATAAACTTTGATGAAGTAGAAAAAATTATCATTGATACGATGAAAGATTATTTGCTGCTAAAAGAAATGTTCACTCCTTTTCCTGAATTACTTGAGAAACTAGAATTTTATCAAGGAAAAGAGGGTTTATTTACTTACTATAATATTGAGGCAGAGCTTGAAAAAGCGATGCGTAGGCAAGTGTGGTTAAAGAGCGGAGCGTATTTAGTTATTGATCAAACAGAGGCGTTAACAGTATTTGATGTGAATACTGGGAAGTTCACTGGCAAACAAGACTTACAAGATACAATCGTAAAAACAAATATTGAAGCAGCTAAAGAAATCGCCAGACATTTACGCCTGCGAGATATAGGCGGAATTATTATTATCGATTTCATTGATATGAAGCATGATAAAGACAAAGAAACTGTATTACGTGCTTTTAACACGGTGCTTAAAAATGATCGTACAAAAACAAATGTACTAGGTTTCACAGGACTAGGGCTGTTAGAAATGACTCGGAAAAAGGTTCGTCAAAACCTCCAAGATAGCGTTTCATCCACTTGCCCTACCTGCCATGGTAAAGGAAAGGTTCTTTCAGACGAAGCCATCGCTCATAAAGTAGAAAGGGCACTATGGGAATACAAAGGAATGGATAGTGACGCGATCCTTGTTGAAGTCCCACCAACGGTTGTTCCAATCATAAAAGGCACAAAAGA
- a CDS encoding M50 family metallopeptidase produces the protein MLSLLKKIKINPLFWFVIGIGILTGYFKEVIMVFSIVFIHEMGHSIAAHFFKWRIRKIELLPFGGVAEVEEYGNRPLKEEFIVIISGPIQHIWLIVLSFLLLPFDFWTSNDHQMFITHNLMILLFNLLPIWPLDGGKLMYLFFSTKYSFQRSLETTLRSSLLLLAIFTITSIYFFPFHLNLWIVIIFLLFSHYFDWKQRSYAYMRFLMERYYKTDEPFVATVPIGVSPQLTVQEVLKTFRRGVKHKVVLNDLSVAPKKSIYEKVILKAFFEQKMASQPIAKLTPP, from the coding sequence ATGCTATCACTTTTAAAAAAAATAAAAATTAATCCGTTATTTTGGTTTGTCATTGGTATTGGTATTTTAACGGGTTATTTTAAAGAAGTCATTATGGTGTTTAGTATTGTTTTCATTCATGAAATGGGTCATAGTATTGCGGCCCATTTTTTTAAGTGGCGAATTCGAAAAATTGAGCTCCTACCTTTTGGTGGTGTAGCTGAAGTTGAAGAATACGGAAATCGACCATTAAAAGAAGAATTCATTGTCATTATATCTGGTCCAATTCAGCATATTTGGTTAATCGTGTTATCTTTTCTGTTACTTCCTTTTGATTTCTGGACGAGTAATGATCATCAAATGTTCATTACTCATAACTTGATGATTTTGTTGTTTAATTTGCTGCCGATTTGGCCATTAGACGGTGGTAAGCTTATGTATTTATTTTTCTCTACGAAGTATTCATTTCAAAGAAGTCTTGAAACTACATTGAGGAGTTCGCTATTATTATTGGCTATTTTTACAATAACGAGCATTTATTTTTTTCCATTTCATTTAAATCTTTGGATTGTTATTATATTTCTTCTCTTTAGTCACTATTTCGATTGGAAGCAGCGAAGTTATGCTTATATGCGTTTCTTAATGGAAAGGTACTATAAAACGGACGAACCATTTGTGGCAACAGTTCCAATTGGTGTTTCACCGCAACTAACTGTCCAAGAGGTATTGAAAACATTTAGGCGCGGTGTTAAACATAAGGTTGTTCTTAATGATCTTTCGGTGGCTCCTAAAAAATCAATTTATGAAAAGGTAATCTTAAAAGCCTTTTTTGAACAAAAGATGGCAAGCCAACCAATAGCCAAACTTACACCACCGTAA